In candidate division KSB1 bacterium, one DNA window encodes the following:
- a CDS encoding SpoIIE family protein phosphatase yields the protein MPVRILVVDDEPDLQLMITQKFRKQIREQELDFAFAHNGVAALQMLQTNPEIDVVLTDINMPEMDGLTLLAKINETHPLLKTVIVSAYGDMKNIRTALNHGAFDFVTKPIEFQDLEITLRKSIAEAQNLKQAARERDRLVALQRELEVAATIQKSLVPQTFPPFPHRHDFALHAEMIPAREVGGDFYDFFLIDDQHLGFVIGDVSGKGVPAALFMAVSKTLLKATALKGVAPHECLQQVNRILCLESVDEMFVTAFYGILDVASGEIACCNGGHNRPFVVRGDGRIEMPAGGEGLMLGMVEHWEYQPGRLVLAPGDSLILYTDGVTEAMDRGQNQFTEDRLAECLKAAQQSTLPEMIASIVSCVRAFAGGAPQTDDLTVLALRYMA from the coding sequence ATGCCAGTCAGAATACTTGTCGTCGATGATGAACCGGATTTGCAGCTCATGATCACGCAAAAATTCCGCAAACAAATTCGCGAACAGGAGCTCGACTTTGCCTTTGCCCATAATGGCGTCGCCGCCTTGCAGATGCTGCAGACCAACCCGGAAATCGACGTGGTACTGACCGACATCAACATGCCCGAGATGGACGGTCTCACCCTGCTCGCCAAAATCAACGAGACCCATCCCCTGCTCAAGACCGTCATTGTCTCGGCTTATGGCGACATGAAAAACATCCGCACCGCCCTCAATCACGGTGCGTTCGATTTCGTCACCAAGCCCATCGAGTTCCAGGACCTGGAGATCACTCTGCGGAAAAGCATCGCGGAGGCGCAAAACCTGAAGCAGGCGGCGCGCGAACGGGACCGGCTGGTGGCCCTGCAGCGGGAGCTGGAGGTGGCGGCCACCATTCAAAAGAGTCTGGTGCCGCAAACCTTTCCCCCCTTTCCCCACCGCCACGATTTTGCCCTGCATGCCGAGATGATCCCCGCGCGCGAAGTGGGCGGCGACTTTTACGACTTCTTCCTCATCGACGATCAGCACCTGGGCTTCGTCATCGGTGATGTTTCCGGCAAGGGCGTGCCGGCAGCGCTGTTCATGGCGGTGAGCAAGACCCTGCTGAAAGCCACGGCGCTCAAAGGCGTGGCGCCGCATGAATGCCTGCAGCAGGTGAATCGCATCCTGTGCCTGGAAAGCGTGGACGAGATGTTCGTCACGGCCTTCTACGGCATTCTCGATGTTGCCAGCGGCGAGATTGCCTGCTGCAACGGCGGCCACAACCGCCCCTTTGTTGTCCGCGGCGACGGCCGGATCGAGATGCCAGCCGGTGGCGAAGGCTTGATGCTGGGGATGGTCGAGCATTGGGAGTATCAACCCGGCCGCCTGGTGCTCGCACCGGGTGACAGCTTGATCTTGTACACCGACGGTGTCACGGAGGCGATGGACCGCGGGCAGAATCAGTTCACCGAGGATCGTCTGGCCGAATGCCTGAAAGCTGCCCAGCAATCCACTCTGCCGGAGATGATTGCGAGTATTGTCTCCTGTGTGCGTGCCTTCGCCGGTGGCGCCCCCCAGACCGATGACCTGACTGTGCTGGCGTTGCGCTACATGGCCTGA
- a CDS encoding formylglycine-generating enzyme family protein — MKHGKALFLPVVALTLALIGSGARANNLAVKRVSLKHEAAGSHVLVQFDLSWENSWRTDLPGAGQAQPYNYDAAWVFLKYSTDGGATWRHATLSAHRNDHQVGKDNGVAAAVQTVPDGKGLFLFRAANGAGAVNWQQTRLRWNYSADGLTSITPNTVIKVHAIEMVYLPAGSFQLGDPAAASLAGQFEKGTSGEAFEITSEDALMLGGGAAHSLGNNNAQGMAHKDDFDDHVSQSLPAAFPKGHAAFYVMKYEITQGQYADFLNLLRPVEAARRTPTGEADYTAFRGTIRGRHPEFEAAAPDRACNFLSWQDGAAYADWAALRPMTELEFEKACRGRQQAVAGEYAWGNTHLIKQTGHHGEDGSGSETAAPANANANFGKGINGPVRGGIYAAASAGSRVQAGAALAGVMELSGNLWERVVTVGSAVGRQFTGTHGDGLLTTAAGNEGNATNADWPGCDANTAAGITGAEGSGFRGGAWTESASLLRVADRACAATPDAKRVNNYGFRCVRTAP; from the coding sequence ATGAAGCACGGCAAGGCCCTGTTCCTTCCGGTGGTCGCGCTCACGCTGGCCTTGATCGGCAGCGGTGCCCGCGCCAACAATCTTGCAGTCAAACGTGTCTCGCTCAAACACGAGGCGGCGGGCAGTCACGTGTTGGTGCAATTCGACCTGAGTTGGGAAAACTCCTGGCGCACGGATCTGCCCGGCGCGGGGCAGGCGCAGCCGTACAACTATGACGCCGCCTGGGTCTTTTTGAAATACAGCACTGACGGCGGCGCCACCTGGCGACACGCCACACTCTCGGCGCACCGCAACGATCACCAGGTGGGCAAGGACAACGGCGTTGCAGCAGCCGTGCAAACCGTGCCCGACGGCAAGGGGCTTTTCCTCTTCCGGGCCGCCAACGGCGCCGGTGCGGTTAACTGGCAGCAGACGCGCCTGCGCTGGAATTACAGCGCAGACGGTCTCACCAGCATCACACCAAACACCGTGATCAAGGTGCACGCAATCGAGATGGTCTATCTGCCCGCCGGCAGTTTTCAGCTCGGTGATCCTGCCGCTGCAAGCCTCGCCGGACAGTTTGAGAAAGGCACAAGTGGAGAAGCGTTCGAGATCACCAGTGAGGACGCGCTGATGCTGGGCGGCGGCGCAGCGCACAGCCTGGGCAACAACAATGCGCAAGGCATGGCTCACAAAGATGATTTCGATGATCACGTCAGCCAGTCCCTGCCTGCGGCATTCCCCAAAGGACATGCCGCCTTCTATGTGATGAAGTATGAAATCACCCAGGGGCAATACGCCGATTTTCTGAATCTCCTGCGTCCGGTGGAAGCGGCACGCCGCACGCCCACGGGAGAGGCCGACTACACTGCTTTCCGCGGCACCATCCGGGGCAGGCATCCCGAATTTGAAGCGGCCGCCCCCGATCGCGCCTGCAATTTTCTCTCCTGGCAGGATGGCGCTGCTTATGCCGACTGGGCGGCATTGCGGCCGATGACGGAATTGGAGTTCGAAAAAGCGTGTCGCGGCAGACAACAAGCGGTGGCCGGTGAATATGCCTGGGGCAACACCCATCTCATCAAGCAAACCGGTCACCACGGCGAGGACGGCAGCGGCAGTGAAACCGCGGCCCCGGCGAATGCCAACGCCAATTTCGGCAAAGGCATCAACGGCCCGGTGCGCGGCGGCATCTATGCGGCGGCTTCAGCAGGCAGCCGCGTGCAAGCCGGCGCCGCCCTGGCCGGCGTGATGGAATTGAGCGGCAATCTTTGGGAGCGCGTGGTCACGGTGGGCAGCGCCGTGGGCCGCCAGTTCACCGGCACGCATGGCGATGGCTTGCTCACCACAGCCGCCGGCAATGAGGGCAATGCCACCAATGCCGACTGGCCCGGTTGCGATGCCAATACCGCAGCCGGCATCACCGGCGCGGAGGGCTCCGGCTTCCGTGGCGGCGCGTGGACGGAGAGTGCTTCGTTGCTGCGCGTCGCGGATCGCGCCTGCGCCGCCACCCCGGACGCCAAGCGCGTGAACAACTACGGTTTTCGTTGCGTGCGCACTGCGCCCTGA
- a CDS encoding ATP-binding protein has product MKKSPLCLLLIVCCWRTLPAVAPTAGHGKEFGIPFFRYYSARESGGGVQNWSVAQDPRGVMYFANNAGVLEYDGVAWRLIPIPNSSAARALAVDADGTLYVGAQGELGYLAPDRNGGGMTYVSLRDSIPAEYRDFGDIAKCYATSAGIYFQALDRLFFWPRAGRLRVWKPALPFHLSFLVHDRLYIRQPEVGLLQLVGDSLQLAPAGERFAALRIYFMAPAGGNAILIGTREQGLFWYDSRSARPFPTAIDDFLTENQIYHGEVLSNGDFALGTLRDGVAIINRQGELQQLLNKAAGLPDENVRYLYSDRQGGLWLALNNGITRAEMPAPLSRFGELSGLIGGVEFIHRHRGRLYAATDAGVFTLQPFRSGRGQTALLLPSFQPVAGIASESWWLLSTGAVLLAAASDGVYEIDGEQARLVQPSEGHSFVLHRSRLDSTRFFVGWRDGLAAFRRIGNTWRDEGAVAGITEEIRSMLETDSGILWLGTRSQGYLRVDFGAGFQKNPRVEKFDSRHGLPENLGWGIVLGLDGRELFVTDQGIYAYEAEARRFVRDTTAATAEANRANATGEVLADAAGNLWMQLIKKNGSEIGVARRRPDGSYHWEATPFHRFADFTVWDIYPEATGVVWFGGPDGLVRYDTTITKNYAVTFTALIRRVVTIGGDSLLYGGARFGEGGEPPRLPYSKNSVRFEFAAPSFDDETATRYQYFLENFDKSWSEWTAETRKDYTNISEGTYCFRVRARNLHGQLSTEAGFAFTILPPWYRTWWAYGVYAGLAALAIYGLIKYRTRQLLQRSRELEHTVQQRTEQIRQQAEELETLDGIVRQINRELDLASVLRSLLEQGLKLFPAAEKASVLLRDSTTGLFKFAAAAGYDLNRMKDIAFTPAQLEQRYAAGAEEVGEGVYLVRNLQNLYVEEKRNAISTPISVLAMAAVWHGQIEAYLVFDNLSHMRSFSRADAHKLNRFRSHAVSAIIKAKILQELQQKNVEILRTQEQLIMQEKLASLGTLTAGIAHEIKNPLNFVNNFAVLSLELLDELEQELGQIAERIDPRTRVSLTDLLGALRLNAQKINEHGRRADGIVRGMLQHARAETGERESTELNVLVQQAVSLAYHGMRANEPDFNTALQEDYDPLAGRLEVVPQDLSRVLLNLLNNAFYAVHQKKKQRGDNYAPVLTVRTRSLGDKVEIRIHDNGTGIPPAVRDKIFNPFFTTKPPGEGTGLGLSISFDIIQKHRGDMRVETEEGRFTEFIITLPRATGAKV; this is encoded by the coding sequence ATGAAAAAAAGTCCTCTCTGCCTCCTGCTGATTGTCTGTTGCTGGCGAACCCTGCCGGCGGTCGCGCCGACGGCCGGGCACGGCAAAGAATTCGGCATTCCATTTTTCAGATACTATTCCGCCCGCGAATCAGGCGGTGGCGTGCAGAACTGGAGTGTGGCACAGGATCCGCGCGGGGTGATGTATTTCGCCAACAACGCCGGCGTGCTCGAATACGACGGCGTCGCCTGGCGTTTGATTCCCATCCCCAATAGCAGCGCCGCGCGGGCGCTGGCGGTTGACGCCGATGGCACCCTCTATGTCGGCGCGCAGGGCGAGTTGGGCTATCTCGCGCCGGACCGGAATGGGGGCGGGATGACCTACGTCTCGTTGCGCGACAGCATACCCGCCGAATATCGCGATTTCGGCGACATTGCCAAATGTTACGCCACGTCCGCCGGCATTTATTTTCAGGCACTCGATCGTTTGTTCTTCTGGCCGCGTGCGGGCAGGCTGCGGGTGTGGAAACCCGCCCTGCCGTTTCATCTCTCCTTCCTCGTTCACGATCGCCTCTACATTCGCCAACCGGAAGTGGGCCTGCTGCAGTTGGTGGGAGACTCCCTGCAACTGGCGCCCGCGGGCGAGCGCTTTGCCGCGCTGCGCATCTATTTCATGGCGCCGGCCGGTGGTAATGCAATCCTGATCGGCACACGCGAGCAGGGACTGTTCTGGTATGACAGCCGCTCCGCCCGCCCCTTCCCCACGGCCATCGACGACTTTCTCACTGAAAACCAGATTTACCACGGCGAGGTTTTGTCCAACGGCGATTTTGCCCTCGGCACCTTGCGCGACGGTGTGGCCATCATCAACCGCCAGGGCGAGCTGCAGCAGCTTCTCAACAAAGCCGCGGGCCTGCCGGATGAAAACGTGCGCTACCTCTATTCCGACCGCCAGGGCGGTTTGTGGCTGGCGCTCAACAACGGCATCACCCGCGCCGAGATGCCGGCGCCGCTTTCCCGCTTCGGCGAGCTTTCCGGCTTAATCGGCGGCGTGGAATTCATTCACCGGCATCGCGGCCGGTTGTATGCCGCCACCGATGCCGGCGTCTTCACGCTGCAGCCGTTTCGCAGCGGACGCGGGCAGACCGCTTTGCTGCTGCCCTCCTTCCAACCGGTGGCCGGCATTGCCAGCGAGAGTTGGTGGCTGCTTTCCACCGGTGCCGTCTTGCTCGCGGCCGCAAGCGATGGCGTCTATGAAATTGATGGCGAGCAGGCCCGGCTGGTGCAGCCCTCCGAGGGACATTCCTTTGTGCTGCATCGTTCCCGGCTCGACAGCACCCGCTTCTTCGTCGGTTGGCGCGATGGCCTTGCCGCCTTTCGCCGCATCGGTAACACCTGGCGCGATGAAGGCGCGGTGGCGGGCATCACCGAAGAAATCCGCAGCATGCTGGAGACGGACAGCGGCATCCTGTGGCTGGGCACGCGCTCACAGGGCTACCTGCGCGTCGATTTCGGCGCCGGATTTCAGAAGAACCCGCGGGTGGAAAAATTCGACAGCCGCCACGGCTTGCCGGAAAATCTGGGGTGGGGAATCGTGCTCGGCCTAGACGGCCGGGAGCTGTTCGTCACCGATCAGGGCATCTACGCGTATGAGGCCGAGGCCCGGCGTTTCGTGCGCGATACGACCGCCGCCACCGCGGAAGCCAATCGCGCCAATGCCACGGGCGAAGTGCTCGCGGATGCCGCCGGCAATTTGTGGATGCAGTTGATCAAGAAGAACGGCAGCGAAATCGGTGTGGCGCGGCGACGGCCTGATGGTTCCTATCATTGGGAGGCCACGCCGTTTCATCGCTTCGCGGATTTCACGGTGTGGGACATTTATCCGGAGGCCACCGGCGTGGTCTGGTTTGGCGGCCCGGACGGCCTGGTGCGCTATGACACCACCATCACCAAAAACTACGCCGTCACTTTTACCGCGCTCATCCGCCGCGTGGTCACCATCGGTGGCGATTCCCTGCTCTATGGCGGCGCCCGGTTCGGGGAGGGCGGCGAGCCGCCGCGCCTGCCCTATTCCAAAAACAGTGTGCGCTTCGAATTCGCCGCCCCCAGCTTCGATGACGAGACGGCCACCCGCTATCAATATTTTCTGGAAAACTTCGACAAAAGCTGGTCGGAGTGGACCGCGGAAACCAGGAAGGACTATACCAACATCTCCGAAGGCACCTACTGTTTTCGTGTCCGCGCCCGCAACCTGCACGGACAGCTCAGCACGGAAGCCGGGTTCGCCTTCACCATTCTGCCGCCCTGGTATCGCACCTGGTGGGCTTATGGGGTCTATGCCGGGCTGGCGGCACTTGCCATTTACGGATTGATCAAGTATCGCACCCGCCAACTGCTGCAACGCAGCCGGGAGTTGGAGCACACCGTGCAGCAGCGCACCGAGCAAATTCGCCAGCAGGCCGAGGAGCTGGAGACACTGGACGGCATCGTGCGGCAGATCAACCGCGAGCTGGATCTCGCCAGCGTGCTGCGTTCACTGCTGGAGCAGGGGCTGAAGCTGTTTCCCGCGGCCGAGAAAGCCTCGGTACTGCTGCGCGATTCCACCACCGGCCTGTTCAAGTTTGCCGCGGCCGCCGGCTATGATTTGAATCGCATGAAAGACATTGCCTTCACGCCCGCGCAGCTCGAGCAGCGCTATGCCGCCGGCGCCGAGGAAGTCGGTGAGGGCGTATATCTCGTGCGCAATCTGCAAAATCTCTATGTGGAAGAAAAGCGCAATGCGATCTCCACGCCGATTTCCGTGCTCGCCATGGCCGCGGTGTGGCACGGCCAGATCGAGGCCTATCTGGTTTTCGACAATCTCTCCCATATGCGCAGCTTCAGCCGCGCCGACGCCCACAAGCTCAACCGCTTCCGCAGTCATGCTGTCTCCGCCATCATCAAAGCCAAAATCCTGCAGGAACTGCAGCAGAAGAATGTCGAGATCCTGCGCACCCAGGAGCAGCTCATCATGCAGGAGAAGCTCGCCTCGTTGGGCACCTTGACGGCGGGCATCGCGCACGAGATCAAAAATCCCCTGAACTTTGTCAACAACTTTGCCGTGCTCTCGCTGGAATTGCTGGACGAGCTCGAACAGGAGCTCGGGCAGATTGCCGAAAGGATCGACCCGCGCACGCGGGTGAGCCTGACGGACCTCCTGGGCGCACTCCGGCTCAATGCACAAAAGATCAACGAGCATGGCCGGCGCGCGGACGGCATCGTGCGCGGCATGCTGCAACACGCACGCGCGGAAACCGGGGAGCGCGAGAGCACGGAGCTCAACGTGCTGGTGCAGCAGGCGGTGAGCCTGGCGTATCATGGCATGCGCGCGAATGAGCCCGACTTCAACACCGCGTTGCAGGAGGATTATGACCCGCTGGCCGGCCGGCTCGAAGTCGTGCCACAGGATCTCAGCCGCGTGCTGCTCAATCTGCTCAACAACGCCTTTTATGCCGTGCATCAGAAAAAGAAGCAGCGCGGCGACAACTATGCGCCGGTGCTGACCGTGCGCACGCGCAGCCTGGGCGACAAGGTCGAAATCCGCATTCATGACAACGGCACCGGCATTCCCCCGGCGGTGCGCGACAAGATCTTCAATCCCTTCTTCACCACCAAGCCGCCGGGCGAAGGCACCGGCCTGGGTTTGTCGATCAGCTTCGACATTATTCAAAAACATCGCGGTGACATGCGGGTGGAGACCGAGGAGGGCAGGTTTACGGAGTTCATCATCACGCTGCCACGCGCCACCGGCGCCAAGGTTTGA
- a CDS encoding T9SS type A sorting domain-containing protein, protein MKCKFPVLILLGAALLWAQTALSQYAGGSGDGYGAWRSDDVVYDGTEPEVTGDELPDIVRHLTINNPAGVTLSKNIVLNGTLRILNGDFNLNGFVVTFGENATLVETPGNIVIGGGGAIQVTRVLNDLARGENVGNLGLKITTPVPLGVTTIARGNVPQVINPDKISGRRFFDVMPTNNQNLDATIEFRYDTTELDGTPEADLTLFISHDATAALAQNLKGGAQTLADPTWEFLGGTVNVTSKTISKGGVGGFSRLTIVRSFVLFGDEYVRIEGNKFSVGDIHSNGSILFEKGEPGRHSGTLTAVSDIAIFKSNVIAGNVYAGGRLYVAGHASVTGKTEESAAVANLGLPAPVFTAPKTGKVYVPKKGALNLPPGAYGKIEIDKRGTLQLSAGDYFVNELEADDGAVLAIDVAGGPVNINVVSELEIDEKVEVSITPGGHLSSNQVTFTTLQRKELEIGEESLFMGWLIAPHAKVQFEEDCGFKGAVVARAISLEEGVIFVPHSYVPALPRPRFTAEEENAISATAVSSYELAQNYPNPFNPSTTIRFSMPEAGAVQLLIYNINGQEVRRLVAGELAGGRHAYTWDGRDDHGQLVPSGIYFYRLRVNGFEQTRKMSFLK, encoded by the coding sequence ATGAAATGCAAGTTTCCAGTTTTGATCCTGCTCGGCGCTGCGTTGCTGTGGGCGCAGACGGCTCTCTCCCAATACGCCGGCGGCAGTGGCGATGGCTACGGCGCCTGGCGTTCCGATGACGTGGTGTATGACGGCACCGAACCGGAGGTGACCGGCGACGAGTTGCCGGATATCGTCCGCCATCTCACCATCAACAATCCCGCGGGTGTGACGTTGAGCAAGAATATCGTGCTGAACGGCACACTCCGCATTTTGAATGGCGACTTCAATCTCAACGGCTTCGTTGTCACCTTCGGCGAGAATGCCACGCTGGTGGAAACGCCGGGCAATATCGTCATCGGCGGGGGCGGCGCCATTCAGGTGACGCGCGTGCTCAACGATCTGGCCCGGGGCGAAAACGTCGGCAACCTGGGTTTGAAGATCACCACGCCGGTGCCGCTGGGTGTCACCACCATCGCGCGTGGCAACGTGCCGCAGGTGATCAACCCCGACAAAATCAGCGGCCGCCGTTTCTTTGATGTCATGCCGACCAACAATCAAAATCTCGATGCCACCATCGAGTTTCGCTATGACACAACCGAGCTGGACGGCACGCCCGAGGCCGACCTGACACTCTTCATCTCGCATGATGCCACCGCGGCGCTGGCGCAAAATCTCAAGGGCGGTGCCCAGACGCTGGCAGATCCGACCTGGGAATTTCTCGGCGGCACGGTGAATGTCACCTCGAAAACCATCAGCAAGGGCGGCGTGGGCGGCTTCTCCCGCCTCACCATCGTGCGCAGCTTCGTTTTGTTTGGCGACGAATATGTTCGCATCGAGGGCAACAAGTTCTCGGTCGGCGATATTCACTCCAACGGCAGTATCTTGTTCGAGAAGGGCGAGCCGGGCAGACATTCCGGCACTCTCACGGCGGTCAGCGACATTGCGATCTTCAAGAGCAACGTGATCGCGGGCAATGTTTACGCCGGCGGACGGCTGTATGTGGCCGGCCATGCGAGCGTGACCGGCAAAACCGAGGAGAGCGCCGCGGTGGCCAATCTCGGCCTGCCCGCACCGGTTTTCACTGCGCCGAAGACGGGCAAGGTGTACGTACCCAAGAAAGGCGCGCTGAACTTGCCGCCCGGCGCCTACGGCAAGATCGAAATCGACAAGCGCGGCACCCTGCAGTTGAGCGCGGGCGATTATTTCGTGAATGAGTTGGAGGCCGATGACGGCGCGGTGCTGGCGATCGACGTTGCCGGCGGTCCGGTGAATATCAATGTGGTGAGCGAGCTGGAAATCGACGAGAAGGTCGAGGTCAGCATCACGCCCGGCGGTCATTTGTCCAGCAACCAGGTGACGTTTACGACGCTGCAGCGCAAGGAGCTCGAGATCGGCGAGGAGTCGCTGTTTATGGGCTGGCTGATCGCGCCCCATGCCAAAGTGCAATTCGAAGAAGATTGCGGATTCAAGGGCGCGGTGGTGGCCAGGGCCATTTCGCTGGAAGAGGGCGTGATCTTTGTGCCGCATTCGTATGTGCCGGCCCTGCCGCGGCCGCGCTTTACAGCAGAGGAAGAAAACGCGATCAGCGCCACGGCAGTGAGCAGCTATGAGCTGGCGCAGAACTACCCGAATCCGTTCAATCCCAGCACCACCATCCGTTTCAGCATGCCGGAGGCGGGGGCGGTGCAGTTGTTGATTTATAACATCAACGGCCAGGAGGTTCGCCGCCTGGTTGCCGGTGAACTGGCGGGCGGCCGCCATGCCTACACCTGGGATGGCCGTGACGATCACGGCCAACTCGTGCCGAGTGGAATCTATTTCTACCGGTTGCGCGTGAACGGCTTTGAACAAACGCGCAAGATGTCGTTTCTCAAGTGA